A section of the Oncorhynchus gorbuscha isolate QuinsamMale2020 ecotype Even-year linkage group LG04, OgorEven_v1.0, whole genome shotgun sequence genome encodes:
- the LOC124033103 gene encoding CBY1-interacting BAR domain-containing protein 2-like: MNTIFSRDRQIKSMELTVSHAEKYLGQFCSLLASYTRKTGKLRDQADMLVRQLNDFSNTEDPELRTCLKNLAEDLAMVQDYRQAEIERLETKVVTPLKAYGDIVENKRADLKRFNADRDRALKELQKLEKLQQKDPSNRQRISQAEVNAQKATNDAHRSTRQLEETISDFQRQKLEDIKRIFTDFITVEMVFHAKALEVYTHTFQNLDSMDIDKDLELFTGRIRVSDSSLDNQTLLPSSMAHQPSPTLGSSLKHTAESAKKTRNSILQRQRGVEEEEEDEEEEYESEIEAQQSRQSYASQYTQILRQKN, encoded by the exons ATGAACACCATCTTCTCAAG agacagacagataaagagcaTGGAGCTGACAGTGAGCCATGCTGAGAAGTACCTGGGTCAGTTCTGCAGCCTGCTGGCCTCTTACACCAGGAAGACAGGCAAGCTGAGGGACCAGGCTGACATGCTGGTCAGACAGCTCAATGACTTCTCGAATACTGAGGACCCAGAGCTCCGTACCTGTCTGAAGAACCTGGCTGAAGACCTGGCCATGGTGCAGGACTACCGCCAGGCTGAG atagagagactggagaccAAAGTCGTCACTCCCCTCAAAGCCTACGGTGATATTgttgaaaacaagaga GCGGATCTGAAGAGGTTCAATGCTGATCGGGACAGAGCGCTGAAAGAGCTACAGAAACTGGAGAAACTCCAGCAGAAGGATCCCTCCAATAGACAAAGAATT TCACAG GCAGAGGTGAATGCTCAGAAGGCGACCAATGATGCTCACCGCAGCACCAGACAACTGGAGGAGACAATCAGTGACTTCCAGAGACAGAAACTGGAGGACATCAAG AGGATCTTCACAGACTTCATCACAGTGGAGATGGTGTTCCATGCCAAGGCTCTTGAGgtctacacacacaccttccagaacctggacagcatggacatagacaaagacctggag CTGTTCACTGGGAGGATCAGGGTGTCTGACAGCTCTCTGGACAACCAGACCCTGCTGCCCTCCTCTATGGCCCACCAGCCTAGTCCCACCCTGGGCTCCAGCCTCAAACACACTGCTGAATCAGCCAAGAAG ACCCGTAACAGCATCCTACAGCGCCAGAGgggtgtagaggaggaggaggaggatgaagaggaggagtatGAGTCAGAGATAGAGGCTCAGCAGAGCAGGCAATCCTACGCCTCTCAATACACCCAAATACTCAGACAGAAGAACTGA